A genome region from Erigeron canadensis isolate Cc75 chromosome 3, C_canadensis_v1, whole genome shotgun sequence includes the following:
- the LOC122593099 gene encoding uncharacterized protein LOC122593099, translating to MDVLKNGWMATMNLVQMMYVLMIAFNWFFFPALMTEIKSTWATLIWSTNFQLNTEIMQNALFSASETTKYCGCSTLRSLLDGFGVRVIYNWVLKFRSQRFNF from the exons ATGGATGTTTTAAAGAATGGATGGATGGCCACGATGAATCTAGTTCAAATGATGTATGTTCTCATGATAGCGTTTAATTGGTTTTTTTTCCCAGCATTAATGACCGAAATCAAATCGACCTGGGCAACATTAATCTGGTCGACTAATTTCCAATTGAACACAGAG ATAATGCAAAATGCTCTCTTTTCTGCCAGTGAGACCACCAAG TATTGTGGCTGCAGTACTTTAAGAAGCTTGCTAGATGGTTTTGGGGTAAGAGTTATATACAATTGGGTGCTGAAATTTAGGAGTCAAAG GTTTAACTTCTGA